The proteins below come from a single Pichia kudriavzevii chromosome 2, complete sequence genomic window:
- a CDS encoding uncharacterized protein (PKUD0B10970; Pfam Domains: Cyt-b5(3.5e-14)): protein MSVFKFNRHSQGKPENLGETSLSPLLPQGGYDFRYDYDEFNKNYDFEKTESAMRKAKRKDMGYTWTDKSHWITKLLLYFRIIRFKRVRRTRIRKEKRTRPRQKPRKEYTLSDRLKLRRRQERQHLERLDPNSVQYKILTQDRSKLRRITRTELSKHMIPSSSQVNIDSLRETKNSQGVWMLIHGLVFDISNILEDHPGGVECLLDCVGVDATRVFDDVGHSDIAWEMLENSCVGVIEDLFSGDDGKDEGHDAVDDYGSNRNKHSRDKNNDRRNRGETVGIKRIDDQDYTYETDYENHTSSKEKLIWNKSAIEYIAFVAIALLSFVCLIFLQSKRLDKHQTI from the coding sequence ATGTCGGTCTTTAAGTTTAATCGGCATTCTCAGGGGAAGCCCGAGAATTTGGGTGAAACCTCTCTATCGCCACTTTTGCCTCAAGGAGGTTATGATTTTAGATATGATTATGACGAATTCAACAAGAACTACGATTTTGAGAAGACGGAGTCAGCTATGCGGAAAGCCAAACGAAAAGATATGGGTTATACATGGACAGATAAATCGCATTGGATTACAAAGCTGTTATTGTATTTCAGAATAATCAGGTTCAAAAGAGTGCGCAGGACCAGAATAAGGAAAGAGAAGAGGACCAGACCTAGACAAAAACCACGTAAAGAGTACACCTTAAGTGATCGGTTAAAATTAAGGAGAAGACAAGAGAGACAACACCTTGAAAGGCTTGATCCAAACTCAGTGCAATATAAAATACTTACACAAGATAGATCGAAGCTACGACGTATAACACGAACTGAGTTGTCGAAACACATGATACCATCTTCAAGTCAGGTTAATATTGACAGTTTGAGAGAGACGAAGAATTCCCAAGGTGTTTGGATGCTGATACATGGTTTGGTTTTCgatatttcaaatattttggaaGATCATCCCGGTGGTGTTGAATGTCTACTTGATTGTGTGGGTGTTGATGCAACAAGGGTATTTGATGACGTTGGTCATTCCGACATTGCTTGGGaaatgttggaaaattcGTGCGTGGGGGTAATTGAAGACCTCTTCAGTGGTGACGATGGTAAAGATGAAGGCCATGATGCTGTTGATGATTATGGTAGtaatagaaacaaacacagcagagataaaaataatgataGAAGAAATAGGGGGGAAACGGTAGGTATAAAGCGAATAGATGATCAGGACTACACTTACGAAACCGATTATGAAAATCATACTTCTAGTAAGGAAAAGTTAATATGGAACAAGAGTGCAATTGAATATATAGCATTTGTTGCAATTGCGCTTCTGAGTTTTGTTTGCTTGATATTCTTACAGTCAAAGAGACTAGATAAACATCAAACTATTTGA
- a CDS encoding uncharacterized protein (PKUD0B10990; similar to Saccharomyces cerevisiae YPR143W (RRP15); ancestral locus Anc_3.480) produces MANVQPKKTLSMSVKTSKKKEQVSKKRPREEPESEPESEVESEVEVEGEERTKGSGKEDSEGSAESEDDSIGSSSEEEKNEAQEAEGDTSDDELLNVHKRSKKSKTEETDNFANAMNALLDTRLKAYDRKDPILVRSKKELKKFDDEKLEQKAKRLLLNEKKKKLTANRNKELLPTDDRTARQVLDHEKKLKKTAQRGVIKLFNAILMTQSSTENDINREKGILGQSKKKELVNEISKEKFLDLVQKAGK; encoded by the coding sequence ATGGCCAACGTGCAACCGAAGAAGACGCTCAGCATGTCTGTGAAGACGagcaagaagaaggagCAAGTGTCTAAGAAAAGACCCAGAGAAGAACCCGAGTCAGAGCCAGAATCAGAAGTAGAATCGGAAGTAGAAGTAGAAGGCgaagaaagaacaaaaggatcaggaaaagaagattcAGAAGGATCAGCAGAATCAGAAGATGACAGTATTGGCAGTAGTagtgaagaagagaagaacGAAGCACAAGAGGCAGAAGGAGACACTTCAGACGACGAATTGCTCAATGTTCACAAGAGGAGCAAGAAGTCTAAAACCGAGGAAACGGACAATTTTGCAAACGCCATGAACGCCCTCTTGGATACTCGTTTGAAGGCGTATGATCGTAAAGACCCAATCTTGGTGCGTTCCAAGAAggaattgaagaagttcGACGACGAAAAATTGGAGCAAAAGGCAAAGAGGCTTCTCCtcaatgaaaagaagaaaaaactgACTGCCAATAGAAACAAGGAACTATTACCTACTGATGATAGGACTGCAAGACAGGTTTTGGATCATGAAAAGAAACTCAAGAAAACTGCCCAGAGAGGTGTAATCAAGTTGTTCAATGCTATATTGATGACCCAGTCGAGCACAGAGAATGATATCAATAGGGAGAAAGGTATCTTGGGACAGtccaagaagaaggagCTGGTGAACGAAATCAGTAAGGAGAAGTTCCTCGATTTAGTCCAAAAGGCCGGTAAATAG
- a CDS encoding uncharacterized protein (PKUD0B10930; Pfam Domains: FA_desaturase(1.9e-35)|Cyt-b5(2.9e-10)), translating to MTLEKEKILQPREVEDLIANGHAIVVYGDCVLKLDSWMKYHPGGDKAIHHLIGRDATDEMNSYHCDETISIFKRYKIGKLDSPWINMLPPIQGGKYRFLNGEISEKKLCGQTEVTIRSKIPQNVVLLQGMDEYYPVENKNSNPIRDPRVVINNYDNNLVKNDLNELPPLDYKTQRLLSVKYNEMHQKIINDGLYDCPYIEYFKQFCINLTLGLYSLIFFKTGHYFISAALLGFFWQQLVFIAHDAGHIGITHNFQIDNIIGTIIADWIGGLSLGWWKRSHNVHHLITNDPIHDPDIQHLPFFCVSSRLFGNIFSTYYEKYLWFDKFAQFLLPYQHYLYYPILCFGRFNLYRLSWEYVLKGQGPRHGKAAWFRYFELMGLSFFIYWFFYLMVGSLPTKWDKFQYIMVSHIATMIVHVQITLSHFAMSTSDLGQSESFVSRQLRTTMDVSCPEWLDFFHGGLHYQAIHHLFPRLPRHNFRKAQHYVLEFCKETGLKYSIYGFTDGNGIVINKLHDIAKQVIIMKEALVAESKNPHLD from the coding sequence ATGACtttggagaaggagaagataCTCCAGCCTAGAGAGGTTGAGGATCTGATTGCTAATGGACATGCCATTGTCGTTTACGGAGACTGTGTTTTAAAGCTTGATTCATGGATGAAATACCATCCTGGAGGTGATAAGGCCATCCACCATTTGATTGGGCGTGATGCCACGGATGAAATGAACTCGTACCATTGCGATGAAacaatttccattttcaaacGTTATAAAATCGGTAAGTTGGATTCCCCCTGGATCAACATGCTACCTCCCATCCAAGGCGGTAAATATAGGTTTCTTAATGGTGAGATTTCAGAGAAAAAACTATGTGGCCAAACAGAAGTTACTATTAGATCCAAGATTCCTCAAAATGTGGTTCTCTTACAAGGCATGGATGAATATTACCCcgttgaaaataaaaactcTAATCCAATCAGAGATCCAAGAGTTGTAATCAATAATTATGATAATAACTTGGTGAAGAATGACTTGAATGAGCTCCCCCCTCTGGATTACAAAACCCAGCGTCTCTTGTCTGTGAAATATAACGAGATGCACCAAAAAATCATTAATGATGGTTTGTATGATTGTCCATacattgaatatttcaagcAATTTTGTATTAATTTAACTCTAGGGCTGTAttctttgatattcttcaaaacagGCCACTACTTCATAAGTGCAGCTCTTCTAGGGTTTTTCTGGCAACAACTTGTCTTTATTGCTCATGATGCAGGCCATATAGGTATAACCCacaatttccaaattgatAACATCATCGGCACAATCATTGCAGACTGGATAGGTGGGCTATCCCTAGGTTGGTGGAAACGTAGTCACAACGTTCACCATCTAATTACTAACGATCCGATCCATGATCCAGATATTCAACATCTACCTTTCTTTTGTGTTAGTTCAAGGTTGTTTGGTAatattttctcaacataTTACGAAAAGTACCTTTggtttgataaatttgcCCAATTCTTATTACCTTACCAGCATTACCTATATTACCCAATCCTATGTTTTGGTAGGTTTAACCTCTATCGTTTGTCTTGGGAGTATGTTTTAAAAGGCCAGGGCCCGAGGCATGGCAAGGCGGCATGGTTCCGGTATTTTGAACTCATGGGGCTTTCCTTCTTTATATATTGGTTTTTCTATCTAATGGTGGGGAGCTTACCCACCAAATGGGATAAATTCCAGTATATCATGGTTTCACATATTGCCACGATGATTGTCCACGTGCAAATCACCTTGAGCCATTTTGCAATGTCGACTTCGGACTTAGGACAAAGTGAAAGTTTTGTTTCAAGACAGTTGCGTACAACAATGGATGTCTCCTGTCCTGAATGGTTAGATTTCTTCCATGGCGGTTTGCACTACCAAGCAATACATCATTTATTTCCAAGGTTACCTCGTCATAATTTCCGCAAAGCTCAGCACTACGTTTTAGAGTTTTGTAAGGAAACAGGGCTCAAGTATTCAATTTACGGTTTTACTGATGGAAATGGTATTgtcatcaacaaattgCATGATATCGCTAAGCAAGTTATCATTATGAAGGAAGCCTTGGTTGCTGAGAGTAAAAATCCACACTTGGATTGA
- a CDS encoding uncharacterized protein (PKUD0B10920; similar to Saccharomyces cerevisiae YML098W (TAF13); ancestral locus Anc_8.878) — protein sequence MAVIKRYPKGKQRMFTNDLKSLLYAYGDSASPNIETIHMLEDCVTSYLIDVITEANSVRKLQKRSKFAESDLKFALRGEPVKLGRMEDLSVLSKEITRANRMFDVSEKAHAQNGSAIGGGSGDGVHNGKSSITKNTKFGKTGKTSKMSKTSKVNKKGNIKR from the coding sequence ATGGCAGTCATTAAGAGATATCCAAAGGGGAAGCAACGGATGTTTACGAACGACCTCAAGTCGCTACTTTACGCGTACGGCGACTCGGCATCTCCAAACATTGAGACCATCCATATGCTGGAAGATTGTGTTACCAGTTACCTCATTGATGTGATTACAGAGGCCAATTCCGTGAGGAAGTTACAGAAACGGTCCAAGTTTGCCGAAAGCGACCTCAAGTTTGCCCTTCGAGGTGAACCCGTCAAGCTAGGTAGAATGGAGGATTTGTCTGTCCTTTCAAAGGAAATCACGCGTGCCAATCGTATGTTTGACGTTAGTGAGAAGGCTCATGCTCAAAACGGTAGTGCCATTGGTGGCGGAAGTGGTGACGGTGTCCATAATGGCAAGTCCAGTATTACAAAGAACACCAAGTTTGGGAAAACTGGCAAAACGAGTAAAATGAGTAAAACAAGTAAAGTAAATAAAAAGGGCAATATTAAGCGTTGA
- a CDS encoding uncharacterized protein (PKUD0B10950; similar to Saccharomyces cerevisiae YGL082W (YGL082W) and YPL191C (YPL191C); ancestral locus Anc_6.195) — MSTFQITVNSNLVPVLRQNENGPCYIIALVNAILLRDSQSQSQSQSVQDFVAKLTELEKSQKKVPIDEIYAFLVDSLLGMESLDPTEIMNTLPVLESGLLINPAFDDPVVTDFGLYSEAISAILSHFKVKLYHGFIMPYDLLDRLHENGIETTFDSCQDYLVSHIDHPDDDMALQISTFLSSEQTQLTESGLELLTQQLSDDEIAIFFRNDHYSTCTKHNNRIYLLVTDVGYINQRDIVWQPLALDNDTDFVNFSFERSRIVSPERIKDPKLQEQEEADLQLARQIQVQEDEHLSKRLQRDKNKHQQKSQGKISQKTPQKQELQPQQHQQTYSNKVQKTSNGKACSLKKSKKKSCIIV; from the coding sequence ATGTCTACCTTCCAAATCACAGTCAACTCCAATTTGGTCCCCGTCCTTAGACAGAATGAGAATGGACCATGTTATATTATTGCCCTTGTTAACGCCATCTTACTCCGGGATTCACAGTCACAGTCACAGTCACAGTCTGTGCAAGACTTTGTGGCAAAATTGACGGAGTTAGAGAAGTCTCAAAAGAAGGTCCCCATTGACGAGATATATGCCTTTCTTGTCGATTCTCTACTTGGAATGGAGTCCCTAGACCCAACAGAGATTATGAACACGCTCCCCGTCTTGGAAAGTGGGTTGTTGATCAACCCGGCGTTTGACGACCCCGTGGTTACTGATTTTGGACTCTACTCTGAAGCGATTTCTGCAATCCTGAGCCATTTCAAGGTGAAGCTGTACCATGGATTTATAATGCCCTATGACTTACTTGATCGGTTGCATGAAAATGGTATCGAGACTACTTTTGATAGTTGCCAAGATTATCTAGTCTCCCACATAGATCACCCCGATGATGACATGGCTCTACAGATCAGCACTTTTCTGTCTTCCGAACAGACACAGTTGACAGAATCAGGATTGGAGCTTTTGACACAACAGCTATCAGATGACGAAATAGCCATATTTTTTAGAAACGATCACTATAGCACTTGCACTAAACATAATAACCGGATCTACTTACTTGTCACCGACGTTGGTTATATTAACCAGCGTGACATTGTTTGGCAGCCATTGGCTCTAGACAATGACACTGACTTTGTAAACTTTTCCTTTGAACGGTCTAGAATCGTTTCCCCCGAACGAATCAAAGACCCCAAACtacaagaacaagaagaggCTGATCTTCAACTGGCAAGGCAAATCCAGGTTCAAGAGGATGAACATCTTTCGAAACGTTTACAAAGGGATAAGAACAAGCATCAGCAAAAATCACAAGGGAAAATATCACAAAAAACACCACAAAAACAGGAACTACAGCCACAGCAGCATCAACAAACATATTCTAACAAAGTACAGAAAACGTCAAATGGGAAAGCATGTTCTCTgaagaaaagtaaaaagaaaagctGTATTATTGTTTAG
- a CDS encoding uncharacterized protein (PKUD0B10960; similar to Saccharomyces cerevisiae YER053C (PIC2); ancestral locus Anc_7.228): MRDIYCLTLLARGYIMDIVGTFSEVIIDPLNVCSCNVSPLALLQTVGYFSCKMADRKIELYSPEYYKTCAIGGFIACAPTHSSVLPLDLVKCRLQVDSSLYTSNWAGIRSIVKNEGLAKVFTGLPPTFIGYGLQGAFKYGGYEYFKKTYSDMIGKENVCVFLAASASAEFIADLFLCPFESMKVKYQTTIPPKKVVDLTKNLYSGLVPLWFRQIPYTMVKFTTYEKIVEAIYARLSKPKDEYTKLQQTGVSFLGGYIAGIFCATASHPADVLVSKINNDTRPGESIGQATKRIYNQIGFVGLWNGLPVRILMIGTLTGCQWLLYDSFKVYVGLPTSG, encoded by the coding sequence ATGAGAGATATTTATTGTCTCACCTTGCTTGCCAGGGGATATATAATGGACATTGTCGGCACATTTTCTGAGGTTATTATTGACCCTTTAAACGTTTGTAGCTGCAATGTTTCTCCACTTGCGTTGCTTCAAACCGTTGGATACTTCTCTTGCAAAATGGCTGATCGCAAAATCGAACTTTACTCTCCAGAATACTACAAGACATGTGCCATTGGTGGGTTCATTGCTTGTGCTCCCACCCATTCCTCGGTGTTACCTCTAGACTTGGTCAAGTGTAGATTACAGGTCGATTCTAGCCTCTATACGTCCAACTGGGCAGGTATCAGGTCCATTGTTAAGAACGAAGGTTTAGCAAAAGTGTTTACGGGATTGCCTCCAACTTTCATTGGTTACGGTTTACAGGGTGCCTTCAAATATGGTGGTtatgaatatttcaaaaagaCCTACAGTGACATGATTGGCAAGGAAAATGTGTGTGTGTTCCTAGCAGCCTCTGCATCTGCAGAATTTATTGCAGATCTGTTCCTTTGTCCTTTTGAGTCCATGAAGGTCAAATACCAGACAACTATCCCTCCTAAGAAAGTGGTGGACTTGACGAAAAACTTGTATTCCGGTTTGGTGCCTCTATGGTTTAGACAGATCCCTTATACTATGGTCAAGTTCACAACCTATGAGAAAATCGTCGAGGCAATCTATGCTAGATTATCCAAGCCAAAGGACGAATATACTAAATTACAGCAAACAGGTGTCTCTTTCCTAGGTGGTTATATTGCGGGTATTTTCTGTGCAACGGCTTCCCATCCTGCAGATGTCTTGGTGAGTAAAATTAACAACGATACTAGGCCAGGTGAGTCAATTGGCCAGGCAACTAAGAGAATCTACAACCAAATCGGCTTTGTCGGGTTATGGAACGGTTTGCCGGTGAGAATCCTTATGATTGGTACTTTAACTGGCTGTCAATGGTTGCTCTATGATTCCTTTAAAGTTTACGTTGGTCTACCAACCTCCGGTTGA
- a CDS encoding uncharacterized protein (PKUD0B11000; similar to Saccharomyces cerevisiae YEL009C (GCN4); ancestral locus Anc_7.131) yields MLLGENLYATNSLASPLDVLPSSNDEYILQEAPRLENSDLLLETLDLNLMKDDGASSPVSPIVDEQLTPFVVNGDVFDSVFKNNESPLSSDSSESYDSDLNGLFGLNDGVPCKSLDDDDIFKALDFDADLETRSKSSGPLMVTTTSPSIIMESPGPSKRSYSTADLDSGSSDNKRQQTASQTKDKLGCTPYTRKQRSSPLPPVVPKGEDSASLKRARNTEAARRSRARKMERMSQLENKCEGLIKENESLKAQLEHLKKLLDSKV; encoded by the coding sequence ATGTTACTCGGTGAAAATTTATATGCTACCAACTCCTTGGCATCTCCTTTGGATGTCTTGCCTTCTTCTAATGACGAGTATATTCTCCAAGAGGCCCCAAGGCTCGAGAATTCCGACTTGTTATTAGAAACTTTggatttgaatttgatgaaagaTGATGGAGCTTCTTCTCCAGTTTCCCCTATTGTCGACGAACAGCTGACTCCCTTTGTTGTCAATGGTGATGTTTTCgattctgttttcaagaataaCGAGTCGCCCCTATCATCGGACTCGTCTGAGTCTTACGATTCAGACCTTAACGGCCTGTTTGGTTTGAATGATGGCGTTCCTTGCAAGAGtcttgatgatgatgacattTTCAAAGCTCTTGACTTCGATGCTGATTTGGAAACAAGAAGTAAATCGTCTGGCCCATTGATGGTTACCACAACGTCACCTTCTATTATTATGGAATCGCCAGGCCCATCCAAGAGATCCTACTCCACTGCGGACTTGGACTCAGGCTCTTCTGATAACAAGCGTCAGCAAACTGCATCTCAAACTAAGGATAAACTAGGATGCACTCCTTATACTAGAAAGCAAAGATCTAGTCCTTTGCCTCCTGTTGTTCCAAAGGGTGAAGATAGCGCCTCCTTAAAGAGAGCTAGAAATACCGAAGCTGCTAGAAGAAGTAGAGCAAGAAAGATGGAGAGAATGTCCCAGTTGGAGAACAAATGTGAAGGTCTaatcaaggaaaatgaGTCTTTGAAGGCTCAACTAGAACATTTAAAGAAGTTGCTAGATTCCAAAGTTTGA
- a CDS encoding uncharacterized protein (PKUD0B10980; similar to Saccharomyces cerevisiae YOR215C (AIM41); ancestral locus Anc_8.635), with product MFPILRSNIFLRAATVGIRFNSSTVSSAGALYDGFLVKLRDDLKTCIRSKAPPIKKTTVRGIMSEMKNLEIENHGSVVDEFKIYDHLNKLVKQRKETANEYLKPDQPERFKELAQKELDEAAIISKYLLDLPVATEEEIKAKVQALMASENITDKRQVFSKIPWGKINKEWRASRGAVSDVINKL from the coding sequence ATGTTTCCCATTCTCAGAtcaaatattttccttAGAGCCGCAACAGTTGGTATCAGGTTCAACTCATCCACCGTTTCCAGTGCAGGTGCCTTATACGACGGATTTCTGGTTAAGCTACGGGACGACTTAAAGACATGTATTCGATCCAAGGCGCCaccaatcaaaaaaacCACAGTGAGGGGTATCATGAGtgagatgaagaatttagaAATTGAGAATCATGGCTCAGTTGTTGACGAATTCAAGATATACGATCACTTGAACAAGCTTgtcaaacaaagaaaggaGACTGCCAATGAGTACCTTAAGCCAGATCAACCAGAGaggttcaaagaattggCACAGAAGGAATTGGATGAAGCTGCAattatttccaaatatcTACTTGATCTTCCTGTTGCTACtgaggaagaaatcaaagccAAGGTTCAAGCTCTAATGGCATCTGAGAATATTACTGATAAACGCCAAgtgttttccaaaattcCATGGgggaaaatcaacaagGAATGGAGAGCTTCACGGGGTGCAGTCAGTGACGTTATTAACAAACTTTGA
- a CDS encoding uncharacterized protein (PKUD0B10940; similar to Saccharomyces cerevisiae YGL083W (SCY1); ancestral locus Anc_6.191), translating into MFKVFKTSGIEGNYSISSYPLFVNNSCWSVYPAKHKTTKKQYSVWQFQKKEIEQRLTNEGVISKSNKHMIMNDIFENLRTFIGNQMKLKHPNFVTVIEPLEDHKSRVLFVTENVINDVENINKEELDEIMIAQGLLQVCTGLKFLHESVNSVHLNLNPSSILITDNYDWKISGLTFMEKIVSGAIEKYIDPIDNRLPTFLSIDFRFSSPNLMLKHRVDYIDDLFSLCCMVYYLYTSGNLLIKCEKCSSISDYERGVAKMNQLLQSANSTNNHASFQKIPKSFYHRLIEVLQNTQESNTDVIQLHKSYNIDDLMESEIFNNPLIKVLNTLDGYTTFSAHERINYLKGLKNEIEKFPKTLIINKFIPILIGSVDIAQFKKKEKPPTEIEELIVEVCDNLLIISKSLSQLTFTDKVFPYILSILKKTPFDGFKILLLKNLSVIQSGLNANSSSNSNNEMFQKFSLDLFEKCIGDTNSMVVQELTLTYIKTIMQFQQYSTITNNILPKLCTLYSTTTSLKVKSLSVNAFITMVSDLDTKVLDDHIIVETLLPLIYNTSPAIFSNTKFTQSIIRLYNSIFKKLSGSSTKKFNVKGTDVDLYDVIMELGFNIWKLAKYMFNKQDLNNVYQLWSQIEQFMKKELDSKASNSIPESSPAFESTNFNSNIAAAAISPAAKEQKPVQGPNMTVAATNDYTTPKPGTSTNTFSTMATMKPKKMVLGNQNPKIASTPRLVFGQTNQTINSVASNTIDWTTAESGVMKPTTQNGKKNTTSTSFNVMPAMAPTRSSVNVHVNGAQPPAGDNNTIDDEWGAFEIGSTTKKNEWDDLLT; encoded by the coding sequence ATGTTCAAAGTATTCAAGACATCAGGGATAGAGGGAAACTATAGTATCTCTTCATATCCATTGTTTGTAAACAACAGTTGTTGGTCAGTTTATCCAGCCAAACATAAAACAACTAAAAAACAGTATTCTGTTTGGCAATTCcagaaaaaagaaattgaacaaCGTTTGACCAATGAGGGCGTCATCAGTAAAAGTAACAAACACATGATCATGAatgatatctttgaaaacttgAGAACATTTATAGGAAACCAAATGAAGTTAAAGCATCCTAATTTTGTGACAGTGATTGAGCCATTAGAAGATCACAAATCTAGAGTATTGTTTGTCACCGAAAACGTCATTAACGAtgttgaaaacatcaataaGGAAGAGCTCGATGAGATAATGATAGCTCAGGGTCTACTACAAGTTTGTACtggtttgaaatttttgcATGAATCTGTTAATTCTGTTCATCTAAACCTGAACCCttcctcaattttgatAACTGATAATTATGACTGGAAAATCTCTGGATTAACGTTTATGGAGAAAATAGTGAGTGGtgctattgaaaaatatatagaCCCAATAGACAATAGATTGCCAACTTTTCTAAGTATCGATTTTAGATTCTCAAGCCCCAACCTAATGTTGAAACACAGAGTTGAttatattgatgatttatTCTCACTCTGTTGTATGGTTTACTACTTATACACAAGTGGAAACTTATTGATCAAGTGTGAAAAATGCTCCAGTATATCGGATTACGAAAGGGGAGTTGCGAAAATGAACCAACTGCTTCAAAGTGCCAACAGTACGAACAATCATGCTTCGTTTCAAAAGATCccaaaaagtttttacCATAGGCTTATCGAGGTTTTGCAAAATACACAAGAGTCGAATACCGATGTTATTCAACTACATAAATCGTATAACATAGACGACTTAATGGAGTCcgaaattttcaataatcCTCTAATCAAAGTTTTAAACACGCTTGATGGATACACCACTTTTTCAGCACATGAACGGATCAATTATTTAAAGggcttgaaaaatgaaatagaGAAGTTTCCTAAGACTTTGATTATTAATAAGTTCATACCTATCTTAATTGGTTCTGTTGATATTGCGCAATTTaagaaaaaggagaaaCCACCAACcgaaattgaagagttgaTAGTGGAAGTTTGTGATAATTTACTTATTATATCTAAATCCTTGTCACAATTAACATTCACCGATAAAGTGTTTCCCTacattctttcaattttgaaaaagactCCATTTGATGGATTCAAGATACTgctattgaaaaacttgtCAGTTATTCAATCTGGGTTAAATGCAAACTCAAGCAGCAATTCAAACAATGAgatgtttcaaaaattttcgcttgatttatttgaaaagtgTATTGGTGACACAAACTCAATGGTTGTCCAAGAGTTAACTTTGACATATATTAAAACTATCATGCAATTTCAGCAGTACTCCACTATTACAAACAACATATTGCCTAAATTGTGTACGTTATATTCTACCACGACATCTCTCAAGGTAAAAAGCCTATCTGTGAATGCATTTATCACCATGGTATCTGATTTAGATACCAAAGTACTTGATGACCATATTATTGTTGAGACTTTATTGCCGCTGATATACAACACTTCACCGGCTATATTTTCGAACACCAAGTTTACTCAGAGTATCATCAGATTGTACAACAGTATATTTAAAAAACTCTCTGgttcatcaacaaagaaattcaatgtAAAGGGAACAGATGTTGACCTCTATGACGTTATAATGGAATTAGGTTTCAATATATGGAAACTTGCCAAGTACATGTTTAATAAACAAGACTTAAATAATGTTTATCAATTATGGTCACAGATTGAGCAATTCATGAAGAAAGAACTAGATTCAAAAGCGTCGAATAGTATCCCAGAATCTTCACCAGCATTTGAAAGCACGAACTTTAATTCTAATATAGCAGCAGCCGCAATTTCTCCAGCTGCGAAAGAACAAAAACCAGTACAGGGCCCAAACATGACAGTTGCAGCAACAAACGATTACACAACACCAAAACCAGGGACAAGTACCAACACATTCAGCACAATGGCAACaatgaaaccaaagaaaatggtCTTAGGAAATCAAAACCCAAAAATAGCATCGACACCCCGGCTGGTATTTGGCCAAACGAACCAAACGATAAATTCTGTTGCTTCTAACACCATCGATTGGACAACTGCAGAGAGCGGCGTTATGAAGCCAACTACCCAGAATGGAAAAAAGAACACGACGTCAACATCATTTAATGTCATGCCTGCAATGGCACCTACACGTAGTAGTGTGAATGTACATGTGAATGGAGCACAACCCCCGGCTGGGGATAATAACACCATCGATGATGAATGGGGGGCTTTTGAGATAGGGTCCAccacaaaaaaaaatgaatggGATGACTTGCTCACTTAG